In Paenibacillus xylanilyticus, the genomic window CTTACGGATGCTCAGGAAGAACAGGAATTGAAAGAAGCCAAGGCCAAGCATAAGGCCAGAGCTGCTGCTGCGGCCAAAGCCAAAAAAGAAGCTGCCTTGAAATTGGCCAAAATAGAGAAGGCCAAAGCGGCTGCTGCTGTAACAACTCCCCCCCAAAAACTTTACTTTACGCGGACTGAGCTTTTGAACCAGGAGGACTCAAAACTTGCAACCTGGTCATACAGTGTGTCCGATAAAGAGCTGCTTCTGCTGCAAAAAATTGTCATGGCAGAGGCGGAAGGTGAACCGTACGAAGGCAAAGTGGCAGTTGCCAATGTTGTCTTAAACCGGCTGCGGTCAGCCAATTTTCCCGATACTATTTATAAGGTAATCTATCAGAAGTCTCAATTCAGCCCGGTAGCCAACGGACGTCTGAAGCGTGTAGTTCCCAATGAGGACAGCGTGAAGGCAGTGAATGCTGCACTGAATGGACGGAAGGAAG contains:
- a CDS encoding cell wall hydrolase — translated: MDIISKNRWVAPMLSVLLVCIVGVNVVQATGKWNEASDSKQMTDLAASVQNSASSSSAGDRRMMSDGTSLSADSSNHTANWTASLPAKDWLTDAQEEQELKEAKAKHKARAAAAAKAKKEAALKLAKIEKAKAAAAVTTPPQKLYFTRTELLNQEDSKLATWSYSVSDKELLLLQKIVMAEAEGEPYEGKVAVANVVLNRLRSANFPDTIYKVIYQKSQFSPVANGRLKRVVPNEDSVKAVNAALNGRKEVADDTYYFLSLTLADDLTVAHSKKKVKTIGHHTFYK